A window from Zingiber officinale cultivar Zhangliang chromosome 7A, Zo_v1.1, whole genome shotgun sequence encodes these proteins:
- the LOC121999281 gene encoding uncharacterized protein LOC121999281, which translates to MAEHHLPIRHPSSARLRQWKIINRRRLREWCEGYGIQRAFAYVDYPQSNKQAEVTNREILRILRARLDHIGCSWVDDLPSMLWAIRTTQKEGTSMTPFHLVYGGKAVVPVEVMVESDRVQHYDDGNIERGMMELDLVGETRAKAAVQLTAYR; encoded by the coding sequence atggcagaacatcatctgccgATTCGACATCCCTCGTCGGCTCGTCTCAGACAATGGAAGATAATTAACCGTCGgaggctcagggagtggtgcgaGGGATATGGTATCCAGCGGGCCTTCGCTTACGTGGACTATCCGCAGAGCAACAAGCAAGctgaagtcaccaatcgggagatccttcgAATCCttcgtgctcggctcgaccacatcggATGTAGCTGGGTTGATGACCTCCCAAGCAtgttatgggctatccgcacaaCCCAAAAGGAAGGCACAAGCATGACCCCCTTTCACCTGGTATACGGTGGCAAAGCAGTCGTCCCGGTAGAGGTCATggtagaatccgatcgggtgcagcACTATGACGATGGGAACATCGAGCGGGGGatgatggagctcgacttggtgggcGAAACGCGGGCGAAAGCCGCCGTTCAGCTGACGGCCTATCGGTAA
- the LOC122001173 gene encoding probable sugar phosphate/phosphate translocator At3g11320 has product MSGKAAAAMSPAQSNGQLFTIGLVTAWYSSNIGVLLLNKYLLSNYGFKYPIFLTMCHMTACSLFSYVAIAWLKIVPMQFIRSRVQFMKIAALSLVFCGSVVSGNVSLRYLPVSFNQAVGATTPFFTAVFAYLMTLRRESWVTYITLIPVVTGVIIASGGEPSFHLFGFIMCIGATAARALKSVLQGILMSSEGEKLNSMNLLLYMAPIAVVFLLPATIIMEENVVGTTIALARQDFKIIWYLLFNSSLAYFVNLTNFLVTKHTSPLTLQVLGNAKGAVAVVISILIFRNPVSVTGMAGYTLTIIGVILYSESKKRNKGS; this is encoded by the exons ATGAGCGGGAAGGCGGCGGCAGCGATGTCGCCGGCGCAGTCGAATGGGCAGTTATTCACCATCGGGCTTGTCACCGCGTGGTACTCCTCCAACATCGGGGTGCTCCTCCTCAACAAGTACCTGCTCAGCAACTACGGGTTTAAGTACCCGATCTTCCTCACCATGTGTCACATGACGGCCTGCTCCCTCTTTAGCTACGTCGCCATCGCCTGGCTCAAGATCGTGCCGATGCAGTTCATCCGGTCGCGCGTCCAGTTCATGAAGATCGCTGCCCTCAGCCTCGTCTTCTGCGGTTCGGTGGTTAGCGGAAACGTGTCGCTCCGGTACCTACCCGTTTCGTTCAACCAGGCGGTCGGCGCTACCACGCCCTTCTTCACCGCCGTCTTCGCGTACCTTATGACTCTCCGGCGGGAATCGTGGGTCACCTACATTACCCTTATTCCCGTCGTCACCGGTGTCATTATAGCTAGTGGG GGGGAGCCAAGCTTTCatttgtttggtttcattatgtGTATTGGTGCTACTGCTGCTAGGGCACTTAAGTCAGTGTTGCAGGGAATTTTGATGTCCTCTGAAGG GGAAAAGTTGAACTCTATGAATCTCCTTCTATATATGGCTCCAATCGCAGTTGTTTTTTTACTTCCTGCAACAATTATAATGGAGGAAAATGTGGTTGGTACCACAATAGCACTTGCTAGACAAGATTTCAAGATTATATGGTATCTCctgttcaactcttctttggcctACTTTGTGAACTTGACCAATTTCCTGGTCACCAAACATACGAGCCCTTTGACCCTTCAG GTTCTCGGAAATGCAAAAGGAGCTGTGGCTGTGGTCATCTCAATCTTAATATTCAGGAACCCAGTCTCCGTTACAGGAATGGCTGGTTACACACTGACCATTATTGGTGTAATTCTCTACAGTGAGTCGAAGAAGCGTAACAAGGGAAGTTAA